The Hymenobacter volaticus sequence ATGGCATTGCTTTCAATCTGCCAGGACGAGGGCACGGCTTCCTTTTGAAAGCCTTTGAAGTTGTTCATCGATTTGCCGTCGAACAACAACACCCAACCGGCTTTCGCTTCCGCTTTCGTTAGCGTATTATCTTCTGGTTTAGGAGCGTTGGCGCGCATGGTGAAGGCGCCGGCAAAAAGCAAAATCAGACCAGTTGCGAAAAGGAGGGCGATACTTGGTTTTCTGGAGTAGGTCATAGCCAAAAAGTTAAGGAGGGTTAAATCATCACGAAGCAGTAGCAAAAAAGCTGCCCTTATTTCAGGCGGTGTGCCTCAACGCCTTCGGCTGTGATTTTGATGGGCTTGATGTGGCCCTGCGCGTCAAAGAAAAGCTGGTCGATGCAGGTGACGCGGTGGTTGCCGTCGGTTTCGCCCAGCGGGCGGCGGTGGTAAACGACGTACCAGTTGTCGGTGCCGGGTGCCTGCAGCACCGAGTGGTGCCCGGCACCGGTGGCCACCTGAGGGTCTTGCTGCAAGACTTTGCCTATGCGCTGGAACGGCCCCAGCGGGGAATCCGCCACGGCGTAGGCCACTGAATAGTTGGGTCCGGTCCAGCCGCCTTCCGACCACATAAAGTAGTACTTGCCGTCTTTGCGAAACATGAAAGGACCCTCCACATAGCCCTGCGGCGTGATTTCCTTGTAGAGCTTGCCGTCGGCCTGGGGTACGAAGCCCGTGAAATCGTCTTTGAGCCGGGCGATGTTGCAGTGCGACCAGCCTCCGTAAATCATGTAATACGTCCCGTCCTTGTCTTGAAACACGAACTGGTCGATGGGTTGGGCCCCGTTATGAATCTGCCCGATCAGCGGCTTGCCCAGGTAATCGGTGAAGGGGCCTTCCGGCCGGTCGGCCACGGCCACGCCGATACCGCCGATTTCGCCTTCGTGCACGTCGTTAGCGCCGAAGAAAAGAAAGTACTTGCTGCCTTTTTTTATGATCGAAGGGGCCCACATGGCTTTGCGAGCCCACTTCACACTAGCCGTGTCGATGATGCGCGGATGCTTGGTCCAGTTCACCAGATCGGGCGAGGAAAAAGCATCCATGAACACTTGCTGCTCGTAGGGAGCGGAGTAGGTGGGATAAATCCAGTATTGACCGTTGAAGATGGTGGCTTCCGGATCGGCGTACCAGCCCGGAAACACCGGATTGCCGGATTTTTTTGGGGTAGTAGTTGGCGCAAACGAGGTCTTCACCGGCTTGCGCGTAGCAGTGCTGGTTTGGCCAAGTGCTGGTGAGGCGGCAACAAGGCCAAACACGAGCCCAAGCAAGGGCAAGCTTTTGCGGAAGTTGTACATGGATTTCACCTTTGGTTTTCGCTCGCCCATCGGATTTTCGAAAATTTTCTGTTGGTAATTAATGCGCATGTATCCCTGCTTCTCCCTTGGTCGCTGAAGGGGCCTATCGGTAGGCTTAAGCCAGCAACTGGGGTTTTTCCTGGTACACTTTCCACAGGAATTCTCCGAAGATAGTGTTGGCCCAGGCAAACCAGGAGCGCGTAAACTTGGCCGGGTCGTCTTTGTGAAAAGACTCGTGCATGTAGCCGGTTCCGGCGTGAGTGCTCTTAAGGCTTTGCACGCAGGCGCGAATTTCAGCATCGTTGGTGCTTGTTAGTCCGCGGGTGACAATGGCTATCGGCCAGATCATGTCTTGTCCTACGTGCGGGCCCCCGATGCCCTCAGCTGCTTTGCCCTTGAAGAAGAAGGGATTATCCTGCGAAAGCAAAAACTTGCGGGTGTTCTGGTATACGGGGTCCGTGATAGGCACGGCGCCTAGATAGGGCAGCGAAACCAAGCTCGGCACGTTGGCATCGTCCATGAGCACCTGGCTGCCGAAACCATCGACTTCGTAGGCGTAGATCTTGCCGTGCTGGGGGTGGTTGACAATGGCGTGCTTGCGCAAGGCGGCTTCTACTTCACTGGCCAGCGCAGTCAATTCCTGGGCCGTGGTAGTGTCCTTGGCGAGGCTGGTCATCATCTCGCTGGCTTGCCGCAAGCTTACAACGGCGAAGAAATTGCTGGGCACCAGGAACGAATACAGCGTGGCATCGTCGCTGGGCCGGAACGCCGAGCAGATGAGGCCTACGGGCTGCACGGGGTAGCCGTAACCGCTCATGGGCTGGGTATCGGTAGCGGTAGCCGTTTGGCGTTGAAATTTGTAGGGCCCTAAGTTTTCGCGGCGCTGCTGCTCCCGGAAGGTTTGCAAGGTTTTCTTAACGGCCTGCTGCCACTGCGCGTCAAATGGCTTGGTGTCGTTGGTTTTCTTCCAGTAATGATACGCTAGCCGGATAGGATAGCACAGCGAGTCGATTTCCCACTTCCGCTCGTGCACGCCCGCTTGCATCTTGGTCATATCCGTTTTCCACTCCCCAACCTTGGTGTCGTCACCGTAGAAAGCGTTGGCATACGGGTCCTTAATAACGCAACGAGTTTGCCGGTTAATAACGCCGGCCACCAACTGCCGAAGTTCGGTGTCTTTGTCGATGAACTGCAAATAAGGCCACACCTGCGCCGAACTGTCGCGCAGCCACATGGCGTCGATGTCGCCGGTGATGACGTAGGTATCGGGCCGGCCCTGCAGCGTGGTGTGGGTTACGGTGGTGTCGAGAGTGCTCGGGAAGCAGTTGGCGAACAGCCAGCCTAGCTCCTTGTCCTTCACGTTCTTGTTGAACTCGGTGATAGCCGCTTCCACCGAGCGGCTACGAAAGCGCCGTTTGTCGGCGGCGGGCC is a genomic window containing:
- a CDS encoding glycoside hydrolase family 43 protein — translated: MRINYQQKIFENPMGERKPKVKSMYNFRKSLPLLGLVFGLVAASPALGQTSTATRKPVKTSFAPTTTPKKSGNPVFPGWYADPEATIFNGQYWIYPTYSAPYEQQVFMDAFSSPDLVNWTKHPRIIDTASVKWARKAMWAPSIIKKGSKYFLFFGANDVHEGEIGGIGVAVADRPEGPFTDYLGKPLIGQIHNGAQPIDQFVFQDKDGTYYMIYGGWSHCNIARLKDDFTGFVPQADGKLYKEITPQGYVEGPFMFRKDGKYYFMWSEGGWTGPNYSVAYAVADSPLGPFQRIGKVLQQDPQVATGAGHHSVLQAPGTDNWYVVYHRRPLGETDGNHRVTCIDQLFFDAQGHIKPIKITAEGVEAHRLK
- a CDS encoding glycoside hydrolase family 125 protein, which encodes MNRRNFVQGLSLLTASVFLKQYSFAGSAPTFPVVRPAADKRRFRSRSVEAAITEFNKNVKDKELGWLFANCFPSTLDTTVTHTTLQGRPDTYVITGDIDAMWLRDSSAQVWPYLQFIDKDTELRQLVAGVINRQTRCVIKDPYANAFYGDDTKVGEWKTDMTKMQAGVHERKWEIDSLCYPIRLAYHYWKKTNDTKPFDAQWQQAVKKTLQTFREQQRRENLGPYKFQRQTATATDTQPMSGYGYPVQPVGLICSAFRPSDDATLYSFLVPSNFFAVVSLRQASEMMTSLAKDTTTAQELTALASEVEAALRKHAIVNHPQHGKIYAYEVDGFGSQVLMDDANVPSLVSLPYLGAVPITDPVYQNTRKFLLSQDNPFFFKGKAAEGIGGPHVGQDMIWPIAIVTRGLTSTNDAEIRACVQSLKSTHAGTGYMHESFHKDDPAKFTRSWFAWANTIFGEFLWKVYQEKPQLLA